The following are encoded in a window of Panicum virgatum strain AP13 chromosome 5N, P.virgatum_v5, whole genome shotgun sequence genomic DNA:
- the LOC120673248 gene encoding probable protein phosphatase 2C 5 isoform X3, with the protein MALLSPHVPRLPPSAFTAGGIRCCGRGARCQATAAGGVAAAGPPSSELEAIRWGSAKLQGARDEMEDEVVLRTGSLLDGFSFAAVLDGHAGFSAVQFLRDELYKECAAALDGGAVLSTKNLEAITASIQRAFAAVDAKLSTWLEQMDKDDDSGATATAMFLRNDVLVVSHIGDSCLQMISRGGRPEALTSSHRPYGNNKTSLEEVKRIRAAGGWIVDGRICGDISVSRAFGDIRFKTRKDEMLVKGVKEGRWTEKFISRIKFKEDIIISSPDVSLVELGPDVEFLILATDGLWDYMKSSEAVAFVRDQLRQHGDVQLLLFGLCSWPVRHLVRKLWMNGHKTILA; encoded by the exons ATGGCGCTGCTGAGCCCGCACGTGCCGCGGCTGCCGCCCTCCGCCTTCACCGCCGGCGGGATTCGGtgctgcggccgcggcgcgcggtgccaggcgacggcggcgggcggcgtggcggccgcgGGCCCCCCGTCCTCGGAGCTGGAGGCTATCCGGTGGGGCAGCGCCAAGCTGCAGGGCGCCCGCGACGAGATGGAGGACGAGGTCGTGCTCCGCACGGGCTCCCTCCTCGACGGCTTCTCCTTCGCCGCCGTCTTGGACGGCCACGCCGGCTTCTCCGCTGTCCAGTTCCTCAG GGACGAGCTGTACAAGGAGTGCGCGGCCgcgctggacggcggcgcggtgctcAGCACCAAGAATCTCGAGGCCATCACGGCCTCCATCCAGCGTGCCTTCGCCGCAGTCGACGCGAAGCTCTCCACCTG GCTTGAGCAAATGGACAAGGACGACGACTCTGGCGCCACGGCTACTGCCATGTTTCTCAGGAACGATGTCCTTGTTGTTTCGCACATTGGGGACTCTTGCCTG CAGATGATATCGCGCGGTGGAAGACCTGAAGCTTTGACGAGCTCTCATCGACCGTATGGGAACAACAAAACATCACTTGAAGAGGTCAAAAGGATCAGGGCAGCAGGTGGATGG ATTGTTGATGGGCGCATATGTGGAGACATTTCTGTATCTCGTGCTTTTGGGGACATAAGATTTAAGACACGAAAGGATGA GATGCTAGTGAAAGGAGTTAAAGAAGGAAGGTGGACTGAAAAGTTCATCTCACG AATAAAATTTAAAGAGGATATAATAATCTCGTCACCTGATGTATCTCTGGTTGAGCTTGGACCGGATGTGGAATTTCTTATACTAGCAACTGATGGTCTTTGGGATTACATGAAAAG CTCTGAAGCTGTAGCATTTGTCCGAGATCAACTACGTCAACATGGTGATGTCCAG TTATTGCTATTTGGTTTGTGCAGTTGGCCTGTGAGGCACTTGGTCAGAAAGCTCTG GATGAACGGTCACAAGACAATATTAGCATAG
- the LOC120673248 gene encoding probable protein phosphatase 2C 5 isoform X1 — MALLSPHVPRLPPSAFTAGGIRCCGRGARCQATAAGGVAAAGPPSSELEAIRWGSAKLQGARDEMEDEVVLRTGSLLDGFSFAAVLDGHAGFSAVQFLRDELYKECAAALDGGAVLSTKNLEAITASIQRAFAAVDAKLSTWLEQMDKDDDSGATATAMFLRNDVLVVSHIGDSCLQMISRGGRPEALTSSHRPYGNNKTSLEEVKRIRAAGGWIVDGRICGDISVSRAFGDIRFKTRKDEMLVKGVKEGRWTEKFISRIKFKEDIIISSPDVSLVELGPDVEFLILATDGLWDYMKSSEAVAFVRDQLRQHGDVQLACEALGQKALDERSQDNISIVIADLGRTNWKALPVERPNLFLELSQAVVTVGVVAVGIWFSSLLTLQ; from the exons ATGGCGCTGCTGAGCCCGCACGTGCCGCGGCTGCCGCCCTCCGCCTTCACCGCCGGCGGGATTCGGtgctgcggccgcggcgcgcggtgccaggcgacggcggcgggcggcgtggcggccgcgGGCCCCCCGTCCTCGGAGCTGGAGGCTATCCGGTGGGGCAGCGCCAAGCTGCAGGGCGCCCGCGACGAGATGGAGGACGAGGTCGTGCTCCGCACGGGCTCCCTCCTCGACGGCTTCTCCTTCGCCGCCGTCTTGGACGGCCACGCCGGCTTCTCCGCTGTCCAGTTCCTCAG GGACGAGCTGTACAAGGAGTGCGCGGCCgcgctggacggcggcgcggtgctcAGCACCAAGAATCTCGAGGCCATCACGGCCTCCATCCAGCGTGCCTTCGCCGCAGTCGACGCGAAGCTCTCCACCTG GCTTGAGCAAATGGACAAGGACGACGACTCTGGCGCCACGGCTACTGCCATGTTTCTCAGGAACGATGTCCTTGTTGTTTCGCACATTGGGGACTCTTGCCTG CAGATGATATCGCGCGGTGGAAGACCTGAAGCTTTGACGAGCTCTCATCGACCGTATGGGAACAACAAAACATCACTTGAAGAGGTCAAAAGGATCAGGGCAGCAGGTGGATGG ATTGTTGATGGGCGCATATGTGGAGACATTTCTGTATCTCGTGCTTTTGGGGACATAAGATTTAAGACACGAAAGGATGA GATGCTAGTGAAAGGAGTTAAAGAAGGAAGGTGGACTGAAAAGTTCATCTCACG AATAAAATTTAAAGAGGATATAATAATCTCGTCACCTGATGTATCTCTGGTTGAGCTTGGACCGGATGTGGAATTTCTTATACTAGCAACTGATGGTCTTTGGGATTACATGAAAAG CTCTGAAGCTGTAGCATTTGTCCGAGATCAACTACGTCAACATGGTGATGTCCAG TTGGCCTGTGAGGCACTTGGTCAGAAAGCTCTG GATGAACGGTCACAAGACAATATTAGCATAGTCATAGCTGACTTGGG GAGGACAAACTGGAAGGCGTTGCCCGTGGAAAGGCCAAACTTGTTCTTGGAACTAAGTCAAGCAGTTGTGACTGTAGGGGTTGTCGCAGTAGGAATTTGGTTCTCATCGCTGCTTACATTACAGTAG
- the LOC120673248 gene encoding probable protein phosphatase 2C 5 isoform X2 has translation MALLSPHVPRLPPSAFTAGGIRCCGRGARCQATAAGGVAAAGPPSSELEAIRWGSAKLQGARDEMEDEVVLRTGSLLDGFSFAAVLDGHAGFSAVQFLRDELYKECAAALDGGAVLSTKNLEAITASIQRAFAAVDAKLSTWLEQMDKDDDSGATATAMFLRNDVLVVSHIGDSCLMISRGGRPEALTSSHRPYGNNKTSLEEVKRIRAAGGWIVDGRICGDISVSRAFGDIRFKTRKDEMLVKGVKEGRWTEKFISRIKFKEDIIISSPDVSLVELGPDVEFLILATDGLWDYMKSSEAVAFVRDQLRQHGDVQLACEALGQKALDERSQDNISIVIADLGRTNWKALPVERPNLFLELSQAVVTVGVVAVGIWFSSLLTLQ, from the exons ATGGCGCTGCTGAGCCCGCACGTGCCGCGGCTGCCGCCCTCCGCCTTCACCGCCGGCGGGATTCGGtgctgcggccgcggcgcgcggtgccaggcgacggcggcgggcggcgtggcggccgcgGGCCCCCCGTCCTCGGAGCTGGAGGCTATCCGGTGGGGCAGCGCCAAGCTGCAGGGCGCCCGCGACGAGATGGAGGACGAGGTCGTGCTCCGCACGGGCTCCCTCCTCGACGGCTTCTCCTTCGCCGCCGTCTTGGACGGCCACGCCGGCTTCTCCGCTGTCCAGTTCCTCAG GGACGAGCTGTACAAGGAGTGCGCGGCCgcgctggacggcggcgcggtgctcAGCACCAAGAATCTCGAGGCCATCACGGCCTCCATCCAGCGTGCCTTCGCCGCAGTCGACGCGAAGCTCTCCACCTG GCTTGAGCAAATGGACAAGGACGACGACTCTGGCGCCACGGCTACTGCCATGTTTCTCAGGAACGATGTCCTTGTTGTTTCGCACATTGGGGACTCTTGCCTG ATGATATCGCGCGGTGGAAGACCTGAAGCTTTGACGAGCTCTCATCGACCGTATGGGAACAACAAAACATCACTTGAAGAGGTCAAAAGGATCAGGGCAGCAGGTGGATGG ATTGTTGATGGGCGCATATGTGGAGACATTTCTGTATCTCGTGCTTTTGGGGACATAAGATTTAAGACACGAAAGGATGA GATGCTAGTGAAAGGAGTTAAAGAAGGAAGGTGGACTGAAAAGTTCATCTCACG AATAAAATTTAAAGAGGATATAATAATCTCGTCACCTGATGTATCTCTGGTTGAGCTTGGACCGGATGTGGAATTTCTTATACTAGCAACTGATGGTCTTTGGGATTACATGAAAAG CTCTGAAGCTGTAGCATTTGTCCGAGATCAACTACGTCAACATGGTGATGTCCAG TTGGCCTGTGAGGCACTTGGTCAGAAAGCTCTG GATGAACGGTCACAAGACAATATTAGCATAGTCATAGCTGACTTGGG GAGGACAAACTGGAAGGCGTTGCCCGTGGAAAGGCCAAACTTGTTCTTGGAACTAAGTCAAGCAGTTGTGACTGTAGGGGTTGTCGCAGTAGGAATTTGGTTCTCATCGCTGCTTACATTACAGTAG